In one window of Scyliorhinus canicula chromosome 17, sScyCan1.1, whole genome shotgun sequence DNA:
- the LOC119951857 gene encoding zinc finger protein 239-like, whose amino-acid sequence ERPFICSQCGKGFTRFGNLKMHQRVHTGERPFICSQCGKGFTRFDNLRIHQRVHTGVRPFTCSQCEKGFTTSSSLLKHQQVHSGERPFTCSQCEKGFTTSSSLLSHQRVHTGEKPFTCSQCGNRFTQSSDLQKHQRIHTGEKPFTCFQCEKGFARLSNLRIHQRVHTGEKPFTCSRCGKGFTQSSHLQTHQRVHTGEKP is encoded by the coding sequence gagaggccgttcatctgctctcagtgtgggaagggattcactcggttcggTAACCTGAAGatgcatcagcgagttcacactggggaaaggccgttcatctgctctcagtgtgggaagggattcactcggttcgacaacctgcggatacatcagcgagttcacactggggtgaggccgttcacctgctctcagtgtgagaagggattcactacttcatcaagcctgctgaaacaccagcaagttcacagtggggagaggccgttcacctgctctcagtgtgagaagggattcactacttcaTCGAGCTTGCTgtcacaccagcgtgttcacactggggagaagccgttcacctgctctcagtgtgggaacagATTCACTCAATCGTCcgacctgcagaaacaccagcgaattcacactggggagaaaccgttcacctgctttcagtgtgaaaagggattcgctcggttatccaacctgcggatacatcagcgagttcacactggggagaagccgttcacttgctctcggtgtgggaagggattcactcaatcatcccacctgcagacgcaccaacgagttcacacaggggagaagccgTAA